A single window of candidate division WOR-3 bacterium DNA harbors:
- a CDS encoding polyprenol monophosphomannose synthase, translating to MKILIIIPTYNEKDNIKELIDKIFSLGIELDILVVDDNSPDGTWEIVENIRKENKRVNLILRKKKEGLGVAYRDGFKWAIEKNYDIIIHLDADFSHDPEEIPNFIKKIEDGYDVVIGSRYLNGVTVVNWPLKRLLLSYFANLYARILSGVKVKDLTSGYKAFRRDVLENIPWKEVSSGGYGFQIETVYYPYWMGYKICEIPIIFVERRKGKSKMSKKIILEAFFLIIKLFLKRIFKKVYNKNR from the coding sequence ATGAAAATACTTATCATAATTCCAACTTACAATGAAAAAGATAACATAAAAGAATTAATAGATAAAATTTTTTCTCTGGGAATAGAACTTGACATATTAGTTGTGGATGATAATTCACCTGATGGAACCTGGGAAATTGTTGAAAATATTAGAAAAGAAAACAAAAGAGTAAATCTTATTTTGAGAAAAAAGAAAGAAGGTCTTGGTGTTGCTTATCGTGATGGATTTAAATGGGCAATTGAAAAAAATTATGATATCATAATTCATCTTGATGCAGATTTTTCACATGATCCAGAGGAAATTCCGAATTTTATAAAAAAGATTGAAGATGGTTATGATGTTGTTATTGGTTCAAGATATTTGAATGGTGTGACTGTTGTTAACTGGCCGTTAAAGCGACTTCTTTTATCCTATTTTGCAAATTTATATGCAAGAATTTTATCAGGTGTTAAGGTCAAGGATTTAACATCAGGATATAAGGCTTTTAGAAGGGATGTTCTTGAAAATATACCCTGGAAAGAAGTTTCAAGTGGTGGATATGGTTTTCAAATTGAGACAGTTTATTATCCTTACTGGATGGGTTATAAAATCTGTGAGATTCCGATAATATTTGTGGAAAGAAGGAAAGGAAAATCAAAGATGTCAAAGAAAATAATTCTTGAAGCTTTTTTCCTTATTATTAAACTTTTTTTGAAAAGAATTTTTAAAAAAGTTTATAATAAGAATAGATGA
- a CDS encoding SLBB domain-containing protein, with protein MISLILFFQVGAGGGAYSPEYYIFPSQDKVLIEVQLWGHISKPGLYQVPLKTDIIKLISLSGGPLPSGDLSKVKVIRNGKNQVININDMLKGEKFYLEAGDVVIVPQNTSSKFKDYLYFLKESIALFAQIILIYTFLQAQR; from the coding sequence ATGATTTCATTAATTTTATTTTTTCAGGTTGGGGCGGGTGGAGGAGCATATTCCCCAGAATATTATATTTTTCCGAGTCAGGATAAAGTTTTAATAGAAGTTCAGTTATGGGGACATATTTCAAAACCTGGGCTTTACCAAGTTCCTCTCAAGACAGATATAATTAAGTTGATTTCACTTTCTGGTGGACCACTTCCAAGTGGTGATTTAAGTAAAGTAAAAGTGATAAGAAATGGTAAAAATCAGGTAATAAATATAAATGATATGCTAAAGGGAGAAAAATTCTATCTTGAAGCAGGAGATGTTGTAATTGTGCCGCAGAACACTTCTTCAAAGTTTAAGGATTATCTATACTTTTTGAAGGAAAGTATAGCACTTTTTGCCCAGATTATTTTAATTTATACATTTTTACAGGCACAGAGATGA